Below is a genomic region from Treponema sp. J25.
GTACCTCTACTCCTCGCATGTAGATGGAAGCAGCGAAGGCGACCAGGTCGGTGATTACTCCTCCTCCGATGCCAATGAAAAGCCCATCCCGTTTCATGCCTGCCTGTGAAGCGGATGCAAGGATCCTTTCTACCGTGGGCCAGCCTTTGTGGGCCTCTCCCGCCGGAAGAACGCAGAGGGCCGGTGTTCCCCGAGAAATGGGGGGTAAGCTGTTTTCAGTATTGTCGGCGGAGGATTTTTCGAGTTCTTCGCTAAAGGTAGAAAAGGGGGTTCCCGAATTGGATGGCGATCTGTTTTCCCTTACTAGCAATTCACCGTACCGTTTCGTATTTTCATCGCATATAATAAGAGTACTCGAAGCGCTGTGATTTCCACATAATTCCTCAAGTGAAGGGAGTTCCTGGGTTAGGACAAGGGTGGTCTTTTTGCTTCCAAACTGGTAGGTACGAGAAGAAGGTATTTTTTGAGACACCGCCAGATGAAAAGACATATCACACATTACCGTTCTATTTCACTAGGTGCCGGTAGGGGCTCCTCAAGCAATGCCGAAAGGTATACGATAGCTGAAGCGTCGGTTTGTTCTGGATTAGAGGAAAGGTGTGAAGGGGCAATGTTTTCCGAGTATATAACAAACAGACCTTTAGTAACCAGTTGTTCAATCTGGCTTACTTCGATGGCTTTGAAAAAAGGAAACTCGTGGCGTAAACATACGTGTTCGATGATGAATTCAAAGTCACTAATTCCTACCAGGATCACCCCCGAATATCCCTGGAGTTTTGCAGAAAGAATGATTCTATCCAGAAGATCCCG
It encodes:
- a CDS encoding winged helix-turn-helix transcriptional regulator, yielding MPTEHFDEELVILENIYDSARKEQEIRQRDLAHVAGVSLGMANAILKRMAQKGWITIRRVNSRNIHYAITPEGLHEIARRSYRYVKRTIKNVVIYRDLLDRIILSAKLQGYSGVILVGISDFEFIIEHVCLRHEFPFFKAIEVSQIEQLVTKGLFVIYSENIAPSHLSSNPEQTDASAIVYLSALLEEPLPAPSEIER